A single window of Eleginops maclovinus isolate JMC-PN-2008 ecotype Puerto Natales chromosome 19, JC_Emac_rtc_rv5, whole genome shotgun sequence DNA harbors:
- the LOC134880973 gene encoding LOW QUALITY PROTEIN: neurofilament light polypeptide-like (The sequence of the model RefSeq protein was modified relative to this genomic sequence to represent the inferred CDS: deleted 1 base in 1 codon) — MSYDTFFSYRRPWDSYRGSQYTTKTSMSSSLYSSPGAPPPGKRILRLASSSLPGASERMDLAQASSLNSELLGLRSQEREQLGDLNDRFATYIDKVRHLEQQNRALLAELEALRRRQNDPSRLQTLYEGQARSLRATIDSENGEKMRMEAEKDYLRDVYEQMKERFEEEARRRMDAEEALQRAKEDASRAVLTNCDAEATVVSLCDEIVFLKKVFAEEQEELQAQLQVANIRVDLEVSRPDLSTALRDIRVQYERLANKNMQAAEDWYKSKFASVAEMASKNNEAVHAIREETMEYRRLLQSRSSEIESLRTFIESLHKQLEDLEDTQTKEVTKYQMRISELEQDITDAKQEMVHYLRDYQDLLNVKMALDIEIAAYRKLLEGEEIRLTYPSLPALN; from the exons ATGAGCTACGATACCTTCTTCTCCTACCGCCGCCCGTGGGACAGCTACAGAGGCTCCCAATATACCACCAAAACCTCCATGTCTTCCTCCCTCTACTCCTCTCCTGGAGCTCCTCCGCCTGGGAAGAGGATCCTGAGGCTGGCCTCTTCTTCCCTGCCAGGCGCTTCTGAACGGATGGACCTGGCTCAGGCTAGCTCCCTCAACTCAGAGCTGCTGGGCCTGCGATCCCAGGAGAGGGAGCAGCTTGGGGACCTAAATGACCGCTTTGCCACCTACATCGACAAGGTGAGGCACCTCGAACAGCAGAACCGAGCCCTGCTGGCTGAGCTGGAGGCGCTGAGGCGGCGG CAGAATGACCCGTCCCGTCTGCAGACCCTCTATGAGGGGCAGGCACGGAGCTTGAGGGCCACGATAGACTCAGAGAACGGGGAGAAGATGCGGATGGAGGCGGAGAAAGACTACCTGCGCGACGTGTACGAGCAGATGAAGGAGCGCTTTGAGGAGGAGGCGAGGAGGCGCATGGATGCTGAGGAGGCCCTGCAGAGGGCCAAGGAGGACGCCAGCAGGGCCGTGCTTACCAACTGTGATGCCGAGGCCACTGTGGTCTCCCTGTGTGATGAGATAGTGTTCCTGAAGAAAGTGTTtgcagaggagcaggaggagctgcaggcccAGCTGCAGGTGGCTAACATCAGGGTGGATCTGGAGGTGTCCCGGCCTGACCTCTCCACCGCCCTGCGGGACATCCGGGTTCAGTACGAGCGGCTGGCTAACAAGAACATGCAGGCGGCCGAGGACTGGTACAAGAGCAAGTTCGCCAGCGTGGCGGAGATGGCAAGCAAAAACAACGAGGCTGTGCACGCCATCCGGGAGGAGACCATGGAGTACCGGAGGCTGCTGCAGTCCCGCTCCTCTGAGATTGAATCTCTGCGTACCTTCATCGAATCCCTACATAAACAGCTGGAGGATCTGGAAGACACACAGACCAAGGAGGTGACAAAGTACCAG ATGAGGATAAGTGAGCTGGAGCAGGACATCACTGATGCAAAGCAGGAGATGGTTCACTACCTGAGAGATTACCAGGACCTTCTCAATGTGAAGATGGCCCTTGACATCGAAATAGCTGCATACAG GAAACTTCTTGAAGGGGAGGAGATTCGTCTGACTTACCCTTCCCTTCCCGCCCTAAACTAA
- the mrps26 gene encoding 28S ribosomal protein S26, mitochondrial, whose protein sequence is MFQVIGGRSVQAARVFAPRSAVLVEAVRGRKSRTDPVAKSKVGRIKVPSPVDPVEMVVLKERYGEYQMIMRALRLEFKEEMLRKRYEEDTGSLAEERARQEAEEHRILMDFNHQENQRMLKLRVLRVQQEKEEADCKKLEVILQREQEQQEIVKEKEKEILKLQEDAKNFITMENLDQRIEEALDNPKNYNFAIDKQGKVVKQTVLQ, encoded by the exons ATGTTCCAGGTTATCGGCGGGAGAAGCGTCCAGGCGGCTCGGGTCTTTGCACCGAGGAGTGCCGTGCTCGTGGAGGCTGTCCGGGGCAGAAAGTCCCGCACCGACCCGGTTGCTAAGTCAAAAGTGGGGCGAATCAAAGTGCCTTCCCCGGTTGATCCGGTGGAGATGGTGGTCCTGAAGGAGCGATATGGAGAGTACCAGATGATCATGAGGGCACTCCG tctggaGTTTAAGGAGGAGATGCTTCGGAAAAGGTACGAGGAGGACACAGGCTCTCTGGCAGAAGAGAGAGCGAGGCAGGAGGCGGAGGAGCATCGCATCCTCATGGACTTCAACCACCAGGAGAACCAACGCATGCTCAAACTCAG AGTTTTGAGGGTCCAGCAGGAAAAGGAGGAAGCTGATTGCAAGAAGTTGGAGGTTATCCTTCAGCGCGAACAAGAGCAGCAAGAAATtgtcaaagaaaaagagaaagaaatattgAAGTTGCAG GAGGATGCAAAGAACTTCATCACCATGGAAAACTTGGATCAGCGTATAGAAGAAGCTCTGGACAATCCAAAGAATTACAACTTTGCCATCGACAAACAGGGGAAAGTTGTTAAACAAACAGTGCTGCAGTGA
- the LOC134881658 gene encoding nanos homolog 1-like, giving the protein MDFLDSGYLDARSPYDNTFNFWNDYLGLSTLVAKNKLPSFRPNSITESLKATLGLEDDSPVCSCVNGHGRDGDGHLECCCAAPGSPPISIYDLKESISLLRPYEQLSCDSPLGDRDSACYRGSFAGLDLLSMERRRKQTQRCKPEPKVCVFCRNNGAPEEVYGTHILKTADGRVLCPILRAYTCPLCSANGDNAHTIKYCPLSRDQPSQRVVKGGRPLGKKLKIF; this is encoded by the coding sequence ATGGATTTTTTAGACAGCGGCTACCTGGACGCGCGCTCTCCATATGATAACACCTTCAATTTCTGGAACGACTATCTCGGGCTGTCGACACTCGTGGCCAAAAATAAACTCCCTTCTTTCAGACCCAACTCCATAACCGAGTCGCTTAAAGCAACCCTGGGCTTGGAGGACGATTCCCCGGTGTGCTCTTGCGTAAATGGGCACGGCAGGGACGGTGATGGACACTTGGAGTGCTGCTGCGCAGCCCCAGGCTCACCGCCGATCTCCATCTATGATCTCAAGGAGAGCATCTCGCTGCTCAGACCCTACGAGCAGCTTTCTTGTGATTCCCCGCTTGGAGACAGAGATTCTGCTTGCTACAGAGGGAGTTTCGCTGGCTTAGACCTGCTCTCCATGGAAAGGAGGCGCAAACAGACTCAGAGGTGCAAGCCGGAGCCGAAAGTGTGCGTCTTCTGTCGGAATAACGGCGCGCCGGAGGAGGTTTACGGCACCCATATCCTGAAGACAGCGGACGGGAGAGTGCTGTGCCCAATCCTCCGGGCGTACACTTGCCCCCTCTGCAGTGCCAACGGTGACAATGCGCACACCATCAAGTACTGCCCGCTGTCCAGAGACCAGCCGAGCCAGAGAGTGGTAAAGGGAGGCAGACCGCTTGGGAAAAAGCTGAAGATCTTCTAA